ACGCCGCTCGCCGAGCATCGCGGCGAGACCATGATGGCGCGCCAGGGGTCGGTGCTCGTGGCTTCCTTCCATCCCGAGCTCACCGACGACCCGGCCGTCCACCGCTACTTCCTGGAGATGGTCCGGTCGAGCGGCGCCTGAGGGCCCGACCACCAAGTCATTGCTCGGCCGTCGAATTCACGCCCTTGGTCGCCCGGCCAACCGGGCTGATTCCCGGGGAGATCTCGCAAGTCCGCACCATCGCTTGACAGGTTCCGCGGCGGCGGGGATACTCTGGTCCGACCAGCACACCAGGATTACTCGGACGCCCGTCCTTTCAGAGGGAGGCAAGCATGGCGCATTTCTCGTGCGAGGTCGTCTACCGCGGCATCTTCCAGAAGAACCTGGCCGCCCGCATCTGCCGCGGCATCGTCCTCTCCGCCCGCAAGGCCGGCCGCTGGGGCATCGCCTTCGGGCGTTACGGCGACAGCCCGCAGCGGAACGGTATCCCCGCGAAGGACTTCGCGATCGTGGCCGACACGCAGGAGGAGCTCGAGCAGAACATGGCGCGCTACGAGCCCAAGGAGGTCGACGTCACGATCTGCGTGGATGACACGCTCTCCAAGGGGGTAGAGTCCTGGGCCTGGTATGGGCTACAGCCCATCAATCAGCTGACCCTGCCCAACGGCACCCTCCTGATGACCTCGCTCCAGTCGTTCGACGCCCTGCTCGAGGACATCCACAAGAAGGACACGCCCTACACGCTCGCGCTGCTGAGAGCAAAGGCGTCGTTCTCGGGCCTCTGGGTATACCGCGAGGACCACACCGAGGCGCGCATCCTC
The sequence above is drawn from the Candidatus Methylomirabilota bacterium genome and encodes:
- a CDS encoding (4Fe-4S)-binding protein codes for the protein MAHFSCEVVYRGIFQKNLAARICRGIVLSARKAGRWGIAFGRYGDSPQRNGIPAKDFAIVADTQEELEQNMARYEPKEVDVTICVDDTLSKGVESWAWYGLQPINQLTLPNGTLLMTSLQSFDALLEDIHKKDTPYTLALLRAKASFSGLWVYREDHTEARIL